In one Oscillospiraceae bacterium genomic region, the following are encoded:
- the lepA gene encoding elongation factor 4 — protein MTDQSKIRNFSIIAHIDHGKSTLSDRLIEKCNAVSQREMSSQLLDNMDLERERGITIKARAVRLNYQALDGETYELNLIDTPGHVDFNYEVSRSLAACEGAVLIVDAAQGIEAQTLANTYLAMEHDLEIRAVINKIDLPAADPKKVKDEVENVIGIPAQDAPEISAKMGINIDAVLEDIVKNIPSPAGDPAAPLQALIFDSQYDAYRGVIVYFRVMQGTIKTGMAVKMMAANARYEVLECGHLLPLGLEPCGELIAGEVGYFTASIKNVKDTQVGDTVTGADNPAAEPLPGYRPARPMVFCGIYTEDGSKYPDLRDALEKLQLNDASLSFEPESSAALGFGFRCGFLGMLHMEIIQERLEREFDLDLITTLPSVIYEITKTDGSVVKVDNPHNYPDPALIAEAREPYAKVSIISPPDYVGNIMPMCQERRAVFKDMQYLDTNLVELHYSMPINEIIYDFFDTLKARTKGYASLDYELDRYETSDLVKVDLLLNGDGVDALSFIAHRDKAYPRARRLCEKLKENIPRQLFEVPVQAAIGGKVIARETVKAMRKDVLAKCYGGDITRKKKLLEKQKEGKKKMRSLGSVQIPTEAFMAVLKLDEE, from the coding sequence TTGACCGATCAGAGTAAAATACGCAATTTTTCCATTATCGCCCACATCGACCACGGCAAGTCCACCCTGTCCGACCGGCTGATCGAGAAGTGCAACGCCGTCTCCCAGCGGGAGATGTCCAGCCAGCTCCTTGATAACATGGACCTGGAGCGGGAGCGGGGCATCACCATCAAGGCCCGCGCCGTCCGGCTCAACTACCAGGCCCTGGACGGGGAGACCTACGAGCTCAACCTCATCGACACGCCGGGCCACGTGGACTTCAACTACGAGGTCAGCCGCTCCCTGGCCGCCTGCGAGGGCGCGGTGCTCATCGTGGATGCCGCCCAGGGCATCGAGGCCCAGACCCTGGCCAACACGTACCTGGCCATGGAGCACGATCTGGAGATCCGCGCCGTCATCAACAAGATCGACCTGCCCGCCGCCGACCCCAAGAAGGTGAAGGACGAGGTGGAGAACGTCATCGGCATCCCCGCCCAGGACGCGCCCGAGATCTCCGCGAAAATGGGCATCAACATCGACGCCGTGCTGGAGGACATCGTTAAGAACATTCCCTCACCCGCCGGGGACCCCGCCGCACCCCTCCAGGCCCTCATTTTCGACAGCCAGTACGACGCCTACCGGGGGGTGATCGTCTACTTCCGTGTGATGCAGGGCACCATCAAAACCGGCATGGCCGTGAAGATGATGGCCGCCAACGCCCGGTACGAGGTGCTGGAGTGCGGCCACCTGCTCCCCCTGGGGCTGGAGCCCTGCGGGGAGCTGATCGCCGGGGAGGTGGGCTACTTCACCGCCTCCATCAAGAACGTGAAGGACACCCAGGTGGGCGATACCGTCACCGGCGCGGACAACCCCGCGGCCGAGCCCCTGCCCGGCTACCGCCCCGCCCGGCCCATGGTCTTCTGCGGCATCTACACCGAGGACGGCTCCAAGTACCCCGACCTGCGGGACGCGCTGGAAAAGCTCCAGCTCAACGACGCCTCCCTCTCCTTCGAGCCCGAGTCCTCCGCCGCCCTGGGCTTCGGCTTCCGCTGCGGATTTCTGGGCATGCTCCACATGGAGATCATCCAGGAGCGGCTGGAGCGGGAATTCGACCTGGACCTCATCACCACCCTGCCCTCCGTCATCTATGAGATTACCAAGACCGACGGCAGCGTGGTGAAGGTGGACAACCCCCACAACTACCCCGACCCCGCCCTCATCGCCGAGGCCAGGGAGCCCTACGCCAAGGTGTCCATCATCTCCCCGCCCGACTACGTGGGCAACATCATGCCCATGTGCCAGGAGCGGCGGGCGGTCTTCAAGGACATGCAGTACCTGGACACCAACCTGGTGGAGCTGCACTACTCCATGCCCATCAACGAGATTATCTACGACTTCTTCGACACGCTCAAGGCCCGCACCAAGGGCTACGCCTCCCTGGACTACGAGCTGGACCGCTACGAGACCAGCGACCTGGTGAAGGTGGACCTGCTGCTCAACGGCGACGGGGTGGACGCGCTGAGCTTCATCGCCCACCGGGACAAGGCCTACCCCAGGGCCCGCAGGCTGTGCGAGAAGCTGAAGGAGAACATCCCCCGCCAGCTCTTCGAGGTGCCCGTCCAGGCCGCCATCGGCGGCAAGGTCATTGCCCGCGAGACCGTCAAGGCCATGCGCAAGGACGTGCTCGCCAAGTGCTACGGCGGCGACATCACCCGGAAAAAGAAGCTGCTGGAGAAGCAGAAGGAGGGCAAGAAGAAGATGCGCAGCCTGGGCAGCGTGCAGATCCCCACCGAGGCCTTCATGGCCGTGCTCAAGCTGGACGAGGAGTAG
- the rbn gene encoding hypothetical protein, which produces MLKQFLALPPIKFIMELLDIYFSKRVSRSAAELAYFLILSFFPILICINAFIGLLNLDPNAMMNQAAPFIPKESLGILADYITYISDNQSSALLVGGIIMTLFSASAAFRALMNIMADIYERKSYHGVWQIVASFLFSILFLVTIYLSMVVVLTGDWLFHLIEDFFHLESYRLPWDWQWLRFLMLFALVLLFVLLAYRLAAPRGKPRPPILTGGFLAAVALSAASILFSWFIGMSSRYSLVYGSLASVIILLVWLYLCGNILILGNVFNCVWYKRKKLRYLRKMKDLGKPADS; this is translated from the coding sequence ATGCTGAAACAATTCCTGGCGCTGCCGCCAATCAAGTTCATTATGGAGCTGCTGGACATCTACTTCTCCAAGCGGGTCTCCCGCTCCGCCGCGGAGCTGGCGTACTTCCTGATCCTGTCCTTCTTCCCCATCCTAATCTGCATCAACGCCTTCATCGGCCTACTGAACCTGGACCCCAACGCCATGATGAACCAGGCCGCCCCCTTCATCCCCAAGGAGAGCCTGGGCATCCTGGCCGACTACATCACCTATATCAGCGACAACCAGTCCTCCGCCCTGCTGGTGGGCGGCATCATCATGACCCTGTTCTCCGCCTCCGCCGCGTTCCGGGCCCTGATGAACATCATGGCCGACATCTACGAGCGCAAGAGCTACCACGGCGTCTGGCAGATTGTGGCCAGCTTTTTGTTCTCCATCCTGTTCCTGGTCACCATCTACCTGTCCATGGTGGTGGTGCTCACCGGCGACTGGCTGTTCCACCTCATTGAGGACTTCTTCCACCTGGAGTCCTACCGCCTGCCCTGGGACTGGCAGTGGCTGCGCTTCCTCATGCTCTTCGCGCTGGTGCTGCTCTTCGTACTGCTGGCCTACCGCCTGGCCGCGCCCAGAGGCAAGCCCAGGCCACCCATCCTCACCGGCGGCTTCCTGGCCGCCGTGGCCCTCTCCGCCGCCTCCATCCTCTTCTCCTGGTTCATCGGCATGTCCTCCCGCTACTCCCTGGTATACGGCTCCCTGGCCTCCGTCATCATCCTGCTGGTGTGGCTGTACCTGTGCGGGAACATCCTCATTCTGGGCAACGTGTTCAACTGCGTGTGGTACAAGCGGAAAAAGCTGCGGTATCTGCGAAAGATGAAGGATCTGGGGAAACCGGCCGATTCGTGA
- the eutD gene encoding phosphate acetyltransferase — protein MAVLHMFATLIDKLKANPKTIVFPEGTDPRILEASARLLAGTWLTPILVGEEAEVKAAAEEAGFNIRGARILSPRSYGRMDEMVDTMFELRKGKMTKEACREALQQGNYFGTMLVKLGEADALLGGATYSTADTVRPALQLIKTKPGASIVSSCFIMVRSSVGGNDVLAMGDCAINIAPSEDELVEITREVAQCARVFGVEPKVAMLSYSTKGSGAGEGVDKVRHAYEKLAATHPDFEVDGELQFDAAVSPAVAETKCRESKVAGQANTFIFPEIQSGNIGYKIAQRLGGFEAYGPILLGLNAPVNDLSRGCNAQEVYSMAIITAALSE, from the coding sequence ATGGCAGTCCTGCACATGTTTGCAACCCTGATCGACAAGCTGAAGGCCAACCCCAAGACCATCGTCTTCCCCGAGGGCACCGACCCCCGCATCCTGGAGGCCAGCGCCCGTCTGCTGGCGGGCACCTGGCTGACTCCCATCCTGGTGGGTGAGGAGGCCGAGGTGAAGGCCGCCGCCGAGGAGGCGGGCTTCAATATCCGCGGCGCGCGGATCCTCAGCCCCAGGAGCTACGGGCGCATGGACGAGATGGTGGACACCATGTTCGAGCTGCGCAAGGGCAAGATGACGAAGGAGGCCTGCCGGGAGGCCCTCCAGCAGGGCAACTACTTCGGCACCATGCTGGTGAAGCTGGGGGAGGCCGACGCCCTGCTGGGCGGCGCCACCTACTCCACCGCGGACACGGTGCGCCCCGCCCTCCAGCTCATCAAGACCAAGCCGGGCGCGTCCATCGTGTCCTCCTGCTTCATCATGGTGCGCTCCTCCGTGGGCGGCAACGACGTGCTTGCCATGGGCGACTGCGCCATCAATATCGCGCCCAGCGAGGACGAGCTGGTGGAGATCACCCGGGAGGTGGCCCAGTGCGCCCGGGTGTTCGGCGTGGAGCCCAAGGTGGCCATGCTGTCTTACTCCACCAAGGGCTCCGGCGCGGGCGAGGGGGTGGACAAGGTCCGCCACGCCTACGAGAAGCTGGCGGCCACCCACCCCGACTTCGAGGTGGACGGCGAGCTGCAGTTCGACGCGGCTGTCTCTCCCGCGGTGGCGGAGACCAAGTGCCGGGAGTCCAAGGTGGCCGGCCAGGCCAACACCTTCATCTTCCCGGAGATCCAGTCGGGCAACATCGGCTACAAGATCGCCCAGCGCCTGGGCGGGTTCGAGGCCTACGGCCCCATCCTGCTGGGCCTGAACGCGCCGGTGAACGACCTCTCCCGGGGCTGCAACGCCCAGGAGGTCTACTCCATGGCCATTATCACCGCCGCCCTGAGCGAGTAA
- a CDS encoding metalloendopeptidase, producing the protein MDEILRAPRSRRSQGGEAVKESFAARLRRSVLELEGRAEGFRQRHAGVLHRFDRALAGGRNGGALPFLALATVVGVCSVVGTVYTPAYVVSVDGVPLGLVQNQEVFERVVERVEARATSILGYDYTLEEDVAYDFALTQRDKIPSTAGFETYLFNQIGEVMKSYVLSVNGQVIGTAADKADIDALLDSIKHTYQSENTVSASFTDAVTITHEYTPTDLQQDLDAMYATLTANTNGQTTYEVQKGDTFMALAFANGMSMEEMEALNPGVDVNRLQIGQILNIKEEIPFLSVQTVDAVSYTEAIPCPVEQVNDDSMYQGDKKVLTQGVEGEALVSADVTYLNGRETGRTVTNTQVLSEATTTVVAVGTKERPSWMPKGYFIWPVYGRVTSGFGYRSIFGSYSYHGGIDIATSYGTGISAADGGTVTFAGRATGSNWSYGNLVIIDHGNGKQTYYGHCSSVLVSKGDHVYQGQTIARVGSTGRSTGNHCHFEVKINGTSVNPYGYLP; encoded by the coding sequence ATGGATGAGATTTTACGCGCGCCCCGGTCCCGCCGCAGCCAGGGCGGCGAGGCGGTCAAGGAGTCCTTCGCCGCGCGCCTGCGCCGCAGCGTGCTGGAGCTGGAGGGCCGCGCCGAGGGCTTCCGCCAGCGCCACGCGGGCGTCCTGCACCGGTTCGACCGGGCCCTCGCCGGGGGCCGGAACGGGGGGGCGCTGCCCTTCCTGGCCCTGGCCACGGTGGTGGGCGTGTGCTCCGTGGTGGGCACGGTGTACACCCCGGCCTACGTGGTGTCGGTGGACGGGGTGCCCCTGGGGCTGGTCCAGAACCAGGAGGTATTCGAGCGCGTGGTGGAGCGGGTAGAGGCCCGGGCCACCTCCATCCTGGGGTACGACTACACCCTGGAGGAGGACGTGGCCTACGATTTCGCCCTCACCCAGCGGGACAAGATCCCCTCCACCGCCGGGTTTGAGACCTACCTCTTCAACCAGATCGGCGAGGTAATGAAGTCCTACGTCCTGTCGGTAAACGGCCAGGTCATCGGCACCGCCGCGGACAAGGCGGACATCGACGCCCTGCTGGATTCCATCAAGCACACCTACCAGTCTGAGAACACCGTCTCCGCCTCCTTTACCGACGCGGTGACCATCACCCACGAGTACACCCCCACCGACCTGCAGCAGGATCTGGACGCCATGTACGCCACCCTGACGGCCAACACCAACGGCCAGACCACCTACGAGGTGCAGAAGGGCGATACCTTCATGGCCCTGGCCTTCGCCAACGGCATGAGCATGGAGGAGATGGAGGCCCTGAACCCCGGCGTGGACGTGAACAGGCTCCAGATCGGGCAGATCCTCAACATCAAGGAGGAGATCCCCTTCCTATCGGTGCAGACGGTGGACGCGGTGAGCTATACCGAGGCCATCCCCTGCCCGGTGGAGCAGGTGAACGACGACTCCATGTACCAGGGGGACAAGAAGGTCCTCACCCAGGGCGTGGAGGGCGAGGCGCTGGTGAGCGCCGACGTGACCTACCTCAACGGCCGCGAGACGGGCCGCACCGTCACCAACACCCAGGTGCTCAGCGAGGCCACCACCACCGTGGTGGCGGTGGGCACCAAGGAGCGGCCCAGCTGGATGCCCAAGGGCTACTTTATCTGGCCCGTGTACGGCCGCGTCACCTCCGGCTTCGGCTACCGCTCCATCTTCGGCTCCTACAGCTACCACGGCGGCATCGACATCGCCACCTCCTACGGCACGGGCATCTCCGCGGCCGACGGCGGCACCGTCACCTTCGCGGGCCGGGCCACGGGCAGCAACTGGAGCTACGGCAACCTGGTCATCATCGACCACGGCAACGGCAAGCAGACCTACTACGGCCACTGCTCCAGCGTGCTGGTGTCCAAGGGCGACCACGTCTACCAGGGCCAGACCATCGCCCGGGTGGGCTCCACGGGCCGCTCCACCGGCAACCACTGCCACTTTGAGGTGAAGATCAACGGCACCTCCGTCAACCCCTACGGCTATTTGCCCTGA
- the rpsT gene encoding 30S ribosomal protein S20, translated as MPNIKSAKKRVLVNKTKAMQNKTAKSALKTDIKKFEAAVAEGSRSEADSAYKVAVKAVDKAVGHGLLHKNNASRKKSAMTIKLNKLA; from the coding sequence TTGCCGAATATCAAGTCTGCCAAGAAGCGTGTCCTGGTGAACAAGACCAAGGCCATGCAGAACAAGACCGCGAAGTCCGCGCTGAAGACCGACATTAAGAAGTTTGAGGCAGCGGTAGCCGAAGGCAGCCGCAGCGAGGCCGATAGCGCTTACAAGGTGGCCGTCAAGGCCGTCGATAAGGCCGTTGGCCATGGTCTTCTGCACAAGAACAACGCGTCTCGCAAGAAGAGCGCCATGACCATCAAGCTGAACAAGCTGGCCTAA
- a CDS encoding MFS transporter, whose translation MNLKKQIRRLLALEFLSNFHLAGTAWVALLAVRGFSPVEIGLAEGFFHIVSLCGEIPSGMLADLLGRKKTLAASQVLCALAAAAMMTSRGMAGVCLGMALTAVSYNLISGTREALTYDSLIQAGEEGGYLRLSSAQNVVYRVAGAAALCGAGLAVKLGHVGSYALDIFFAAAAFCVALSLAEPVVTEAQAGRTTPRLRELPGLLLLCARDAAGFLRACPRACALMLFNALIGAGATLLGFFLQSSLVATLDNPAALGPLLVVVALGNVAGSRLAPLAQRLPYWLAGVLDAALVCLGVALGLTGSPLLMAAGGFLAGLGDDCFQLLTDARLNAMIPSDRRATLISVSSMSFSVVMIALSPLAGLLFAAR comes from the coding sequence ATGAACCTGAAAAAACAGATCCGCCGCCTTTTGGCGCTGGAATTCCTCAGCAACTTTCACCTGGCGGGTACGGCCTGGGTGGCGCTGCTGGCCGTGCGGGGCTTCTCCCCGGTGGAGATCGGCCTTGCGGAGGGCTTTTTCCATATCGTGAGCCTGTGCGGCGAAATCCCCTCGGGGATGCTGGCCGACCTGCTGGGCCGGAAAAAGACCCTGGCCGCCTCCCAGGTGCTCTGCGCCCTGGCGGCGGCGGCCATGATGACCTCCCGGGGCATGGCGGGGGTGTGCCTGGGCATGGCCCTGACCGCCGTGAGCTACAACCTGATCTCCGGCACCCGGGAGGCGCTGACCTACGACTCTCTCATCCAGGCGGGGGAGGAGGGGGGCTATCTCCGCCTGTCCTCCGCCCAGAACGTGGTCTACCGCGTGGCCGGGGCCGCCGCCCTGTGCGGGGCTGGGCTGGCGGTGAAGCTGGGCCACGTGGGCAGCTACGCGCTGGATATTTTCTTTGCCGCCGCCGCCTTCTGCGTGGCGCTCTCCCTGGCGGAGCCGGTGGTGACCGAGGCCCAGGCGGGCCGGACCACCCCCCGCCTGCGGGAGCTGCCCGGCCTGCTGCTGCTGTGCGCCCGGGACGCGGCGGGCTTCCTGCGCGCCTGCCCCCGCGCCTGCGCGCTGATGCTCTTCAACGCCCTCATCGGGGCCGGGGCCACGCTGCTGGGCTTCTTCCTCCAGAGCAGCCTGGTGGCCACCCTGGACAATCCCGCCGCCCTGGGGCCGCTGCTGGTGGTGGTGGCGCTGGGCAACGTGGCGGGCTCCCGCCTGGCCCCCCTGGCCCAGCGCCTGCCCTATTGGCTGGCCGGGGTGCTGGACGCCGCCCTGGTGTGCCTGGGCGTGGCGCTGGGTCTGACGGGCTCCCCGCTGCTGATGGCGGCGGGGGGCTTTCTGGCCGGGCTGGGGGACGACTGCTTCCAGCTGCTCACCGACGCCCGCCTCAACGCCATGATCCCCTCGGACCGCCGGGCCACGCTGATTTCGGTGTCCTCCATGAGCTTCTCCGTGGTGATGATCGCCCTCTCGCCTCTGGCGGGGCTGCTCTTCGCGGCCCGGTAA
- a CDS encoding lysine decarboxylase codes for MAKTPLLDALRAFVPRDALPMHMPGHKLRPLPVAELSGYAGLDVTELGPTGDLFSGGGAIGEAEALWAEAFHMAHCLFLTGGSTQGVLSALTLACAPGAQILLDRGSHRSAYNALALLDLDPVYLDRPWLEGPGVAGPISPAAVARALGAHPNIKTVCITSPTYYGVLSDLPAIAQAVHARGGTLVVDAAHGAHLPFLGNYDLSAADLVVASAHKTLPAPGQSALLFAGAAFSGREIRRAASLYGSSSPSYPMLAALDGVRAWLEEEGAAAYRRTAQLTAGLRARTPGLTEEHAPLDPCRYVFCCADGFAAQHALEGQGVYVELADAGHVVCILTCADGPAEFARLEEALRPLAGAGRAAPCAPPPPPQRALSPRAACFSPWETLPLARAEGRIAACQVAPYPPGVPVVAPGEAVTKKTIAYLDQIGYNIMEDIEVVRA; via the coding sequence ATGGCGAAAACGCCGCTGCTGGACGCGCTGCGGGCCTTTGTGCCCAGGGACGCGCTGCCCATGCACATGCCCGGCCACAAGCTCAGGCCCCTGCCGGTGGCCGAGCTTTCCGGGTACGCCGGGCTGGACGTGACCGAGCTGGGGCCCACCGGCGACCTCTTCTCCGGCGGGGGGGCCATCGGGGAGGCCGAGGCCCTGTGGGCCGAAGCGTTCCACATGGCCCATTGCCTCTTCCTCACCGGGGGCTCCACCCAGGGGGTGCTCTCCGCCCTGACCCTGGCCTGCGCCCCCGGCGCTCAAATCCTGCTGGACCGGGGGAGCCACCGCTCCGCCTACAACGCGCTGGCCCTGCTGGACCTGGACCCGGTCTACCTGGACCGGCCCTGGCTGGAGGGACCGGGTGTGGCCGGGCCCATCTCCCCCGCCGCCGTGGCCCGGGCGCTGGGGGCCCACCCGAATATCAAAACGGTCTGTATTACCTCGCCCACCTATTACGGCGTGTTGTCGGATCTGCCAGCCATCGCCCAGGCGGTGCACGCCCGGGGCGGCACGCTGGTGGTGGACGCGGCCCACGGCGCCCACCTGCCTTTCCTGGGAAATTACGACCTGAGCGCCGCCGATCTGGTTGTGGCCTCCGCCCACAAGACCCTCCCCGCCCCGGGGCAGTCCGCACTACTCTTCGCCGGGGCGGCCTTCTCCGGCCGGGAGATCCGCCGCGCCGCCTCCCTTTACGGCAGCTCCAGCCCCTCCTACCCCATGCTGGCGGCCCTGGACGGGGTCCGGGCCTGGCTGGAGGAGGAGGGCGCCGCCGCCTACCGCCGCACGGCGCAGCTGACGGCGGGACTGCGCGCGCGCACCCCCGGCCTCACGGAGGAGCACGCCCCCCTGGACCCCTGCCGGTACGTTTTCTGCTGCGCCGACGGCTTCGCCGCCCAGCACGCCCTGGAGGGGCAGGGCGTCTATGTGGAGCTGGCCGACGCGGGGCACGTGGTGTGCATCCTGACCTGCGCCGACGGCCCGGCGGAGTTTGCCCGCCTGGAAGAGGCCCTGCGCCCCCTGGCCGGGGCCGGGCGTGCCGCCCCCTGCGCCCCTCCGCCCCCGCCCCAACGGGCACTTTCCCCCCGCGCCGCCTGCTTTTCCCCCTGGGAAACCCTGCCCCTGGCGCGGGCCGAGGGGCGGATCGCCGCCTGCCAGGTGGCCCCCTATCCCCCCGGCGTGCCCGTGGTGGCCCCCGGGGAGGCCGTTACAAAAAAAACTATCGCATATTTGGATCAGATCGGTTATAATATAATGGAAGACATAGAAGTTGTCCGAGCCTGA
- the gpr gene encoding germination protease, with translation MLNRRTDLALEAKALWEEDAQEQTRLEGVEARDGEREGFKTTTIRILDERGAEALGKPVGAYVTVELDGLARREEDAFGRAARALAAELRELLGDLPPSAPALVVGLGNRAMTPDAVGPRAADHTLVTRHLVTQAPEHFGAFRPVSALAAGVLGTTGMESGELTAAVVEKVRPACVLAVDALASRALSRVCRTIQLADTGIVPGSGVGNARAALNREKLGVPVIAIGVPTVVDAGTLAADVLSQAGGGELPPEALGGAGGGLVVTPKDIDQSVADLSKVIGYGINLALQPHLTVEDVDMLLS, from the coding sequence ATGTTGAACCGGCGAACAGACCTGGCCCTGGAGGCCAAGGCGCTTTGGGAGGAGGACGCCCAGGAGCAGACCCGTCTGGAGGGCGTGGAGGCCCGGGACGGGGAGCGGGAGGGCTTCAAGACCACCACCATCCGCATCCTGGACGAGCGCGGGGCGGAGGCCCTGGGCAAGCCCGTGGGGGCCTACGTCACCGTGGAACTGGACGGGCTGGCCCGGCGGGAGGAGGACGCCTTCGGCCGCGCGGCCCGCGCCCTGGCCGCCGAGCTGCGGGAGCTGCTGGGCGATCTGCCGCCCTCCGCCCCCGCCCTGGTGGTGGGCCTGGGCAACCGGGCCATGACCCCCGACGCGGTGGGCCCCCGCGCGGCCGACCACACCCTGGTCACCCGCCATCTGGTCACCCAGGCTCCCGAGCACTTTGGGGCCTTCCGCCCGGTGTCCGCCCTGGCGGCGGGGGTGCTGGGCACCACGGGCATGGAGAGCGGGGAGCTCACCGCCGCCGTGGTGGAGAAGGTGCGCCCCGCCTGCGTCCTGGCGGTGGACGCGCTGGCCTCCCGCGCCCTTTCCCGGGTGTGCCGCACCATCCAGCTTGCAGACACGGGCATCGTGCCCGGCTCCGGCGTGGGTAACGCACGGGCGGCTCTGAACCGGGAGAAGCTGGGCGTGCCGGTCATCGCCATCGGCGTGCCCACGGTGGTGGACGCGGGCACCCTGGCCGCCGACGTGCTCAGCCAGGCGGGCGGCGGCGAGCTGCCCCCCGAGGCCCTGGGCGGCGCCGGCGGGGGGCTGGTGGTCACCCCCAAGGACATCGACCAGTCCGTGGCCGATTTGTCCAAGGTCATCGGCTACGGCATCAACCTGGCCCTCCAGCCCCACCTCACCGTGGAGGACGTGGACATGCTGCTGTCCTAA
- the holB gene encoding DNA polymerase III subunit delta', which translates to MNLCALVGNEALKRQLDAQCARRGLSHAYILSGAPGSGKRTLAGLLAQALVCTGEGDTLPCGACPGCRKAAAGIHPDVIRVGADGKDITVAQVRALRADAYIRPNEAARKVYVVENAQSMNPSAQNALLKLLEEGPAYAAFLLLTDNAAALLPTVRSRCEGLSLSPVGADQAAAFLRARYPDREAGALERAAAACGGILGRAVKTLEGGGQEDEAVQIAARTVLERLANRDELALQAYCVELEKWGRDALCALLDELILLLRDALVCAGGGPDEADPQRRALARAAAQRMSPKALMAAAGTAEQLRTACGYNVGAGHLCGWLCAALAQLNS; encoded by the coding sequence ATGAACCTGTGCGCCCTGGTGGGCAACGAGGCCCTCAAGCGCCAGCTCGACGCGCAGTGCGCCCGGCGGGGCCTCTCCCACGCCTACATCCTCTCCGGCGCCCCCGGCTCCGGCAAGCGCACCCTGGCGGGCCTTCTGGCCCAGGCCCTGGTGTGCACCGGCGAGGGGGATACGCTCCCCTGCGGGGCCTGCCCCGGCTGCCGTAAGGCCGCCGCCGGCATCCACCCGGACGTGATCCGGGTGGGCGCGGACGGGAAGGACATCACCGTGGCCCAGGTGCGCGCCCTGCGCGCCGACGCCTATATCAGGCCCAACGAGGCCGCGCGCAAGGTCTACGTGGTGGAAAACGCCCAGAGCATGAACCCCAGCGCCCAGAACGCGCTGTTGAAGCTGCTGGAGGAGGGCCCGGCCTACGCCGCCTTCCTGCTGCTGACTGACAACGCCGCCGCGCTGCTGCCCACGGTGCGCTCCCGGTGCGAGGGGCTCTCCCTCTCCCCGGTGGGCGCGGACCAGGCGGCGGCGTTTCTGCGCGCGCGCTACCCGGACAGGGAAGCCGGCGCGCTGGAGCGCGCCGCGGCCGCCTGCGGGGGTATTCTGGGCCGGGCGGTCAAGACGCTGGAGGGCGGCGGCCAGGAGGACGAGGCCGTCCAGATTGCCGCGCGCACCGTGCTGGAGCGCCTGGCAAACCGGGACGAGCTGGCCCTCCAGGCCTACTGCGTGGAGCTGGAGAAGTGGGGCAGGGACGCGCTGTGCGCGCTGCTGGACGAGCTGATCCTGCTCCTGCGGGACGCGCTGGTCTGCGCCGGCGGCGGGCCGGACGAGGCCGACCCCCAGCGCCGGGCCCTGGCCCGCGCCGCGGCGCAGCGCATGTCGCCCAAGGCCCTGATGGCCGCGGCCGGCACGGCGGAGCAGCTGCGCACGGCCTGCGGCTACAACGTGGGGGCGGGGCACCTCTGCGGCTGGCTCTGCGCCGCGCTGGCACAGCTCAATTCGTAA
- a CDS encoding MerR family transcriptional regulator: protein MKTYRTAEVAAIMGVHPNTVRLYERLGLIPAAERKENGYRVFTGRHLAQFRLARLAFRVEVLQNGLRRQIVETVKTAAAGDYAGASALARDYVRRVRRERAHAEEAAALAGQLLSGAPTAETVPMRRKEASAALSISMDTLRSWEMNGLLTVKRRENGYRVYTGEDVRRLKIIRALRCANYSLEAILRLLRARSADPEADVGTALNTPGADDDIVSACDRLIISLGAAEENALAMLELLRDMQREFG, encoded by the coding sequence ATGAAAACCTATCGGACGGCGGAGGTGGCGGCCATCATGGGCGTGCACCCCAACACCGTGCGGCTCTACGAGCGGCTGGGCCTGATCCCGGCGGCGGAGCGGAAGGAGAACGGCTACCGGGTGTTTACCGGCCGCCACCTGGCCCAGTTCCGCCTGGCGCGGCTGGCCTTCCGGGTGGAGGTGCTGCAAAACGGCCTGCGCCGCCAGATTGTGGAGACGGTAAAGACCGCGGCGGCGGGGGACTACGCCGGGGCCTCCGCCCTGGCCCGGGACTACGTGCGCCGGGTCCGGCGGGAGCGGGCCCACGCGGAGGAGGCCGCGGCGCTGGCGGGCCAGCTCCTCTCCGGCGCGCCCACGGCGGAGACGGTCCCCATGCGGCGCAAGGAGGCCTCCGCCGCCCTGTCCATCTCCATGGACACCCTGCGCAGCTGGGAGATGAACGGCCTGCTGACGGTCAAGCGCCGGGAAAACGGCTACCGGGTCTACACCGGGGAGGACGTGCGGCGGCTGAAGATCATCCGCGCCCTGCGCTGCGCCAACTACTCCCTGGAGGCCATCCTCCGGCTGCTGCGGGCGCGCTCGGCCGACCCGGAGGCCGACGTGGGGACGGCCCTCAACACGCCGGGGGCGGACGACGACATCGTCTCCGCCTGCGACAGGCTGATTATCTCCCTGGGCGCGGCGGAGGAAAACGCCCTGGCCATGCTGGAGCTGCTCCGGGACATGCAGCGGGAATTCGGATAA